In the genome of Crassostrea angulata isolate pt1a10 chromosome 6, ASM2561291v2, whole genome shotgun sequence, the window agcTGGACTGGGAATCGAACCCGGGACCCTGCAACTCTAGTCAGGACCTCTACCACCGAATGCACAATTTTTATAGTCTAACTTATGCAAGGTCAACACAGAATGATGAAGAAGAATCGTTAGACCCGATATCGGTATTCACCAAGGCAATACTGGACCtacaaaaagaaataacaaTTCTGAAGCAAGACAGAGGCCATTCCGTTGACCACCGCACGGTTGATCTACATAACAGGGGCGAACATAAAAATACTGTAGTTTCTCATTATTGTAAACAGGAAGGACATGTCAAAGCTAAGTGTTTTAAATACCCGAAATCGTTAAACAGAGCAACGAATACAGACTGTTGTCGATCAAGGGATAGTTTGTCTGATTTAAGgaataaatctaataaaacCATTAAAAACAGCTTACAAGCAGAGAGGTCAGGTGAAACCTTCAAAGCTGAAGAAGCTGGCATGTTTTGATAAATGGGAAGGTAGATTCCGGAGCAACCCTGAGTATGTTAGCGCCTGATGTCTTCGACTCTGTTGTTTCAGGAACAAGCTGAGTAGCAACTGCAAATGGTCTACCACTTAAGAGTAGACCGATGGTCTAACGACATTAACTATGCAGTTAGGAAGTGAGAGCTTCACGCAAATGTTTGCTTTTGCTGAAATAGGTATTGATGGTATGTTGGGACTTGATTTCCTGAAAGATTATGACTGTTCTATAGACATGGCTTCTTcgtcattaaaaataaaaggaaaacgCTATGGTCTGCATATGGAAGGAAGAATTAGCTGTTGCAGGGTGACCCTGGctaataattttgtttactaCGAAGTCATAAGTTAGGTTGTTGCAGCGGGCAACGTTATAGCTCCCATGTTTGATAATGTCACAGAGTGTGGATTTGTAGAAATTTTGAGTCTGACTGTGTCTCCGTGACCGGAATTTTTGTGACTGAAGATACATTTGCACCATTGAGGGCGATGAACTCGTCAGAACATTCGAGttctttatgtttttaatgGGACATTGGTGGCAAACTCGGAACCAATAGACAATATAGAGGAATTGAACAAGCTTGGATGCTAGGAAGGTGTAGATGTGAAAAGGCAACAAAACAGCGAGGTTCAGATGATTAGATTGCACAAAATCCGGGAGATCGTATTAGAGAAATTTCAGATGAGAATAGCGATGACGACATTACAACGAGTGATAAAAAAGCTGTTTCTCAAGAGAAAACCAAAGATGGAAGTTAGCTTGAGGGATGAATGTTTTGGAAGCCGACAATGCCTTCGCTTCCAGTAGTTAATAAACGGAATGCTTTGGACGTCAACTTGTCTCCTGCACACCCGAAGAAGATAAGAAAAGATGACCAATCCTCACAGGTCACAGTGAATGGAAAAAACGTTGAAAAATCGTTTGTTAGCAGGAAGGACTGCGAAACTCAAACAGAGCCATGGAAGAAAAGCTGTTAAGAAGTTCAGAGATGGAAATGTTGATACTAAAATTGTTTCTAAGAAAAATTTGTGCTTGATATGTAAATTATTTGACATGCATTTTGAAGGCTGTGCTTGATATGTAAATTATTTGACATGCATTTTGAAGGCTTAAGAAAGATATCTGTTAGTGCTGCAAAGATTAGAAAAgaatgtgggcgcttaagacgtagattcggcaggaatttgggcgcacaaggagagtgaaaatttcatcaattaattttgaatatttttcgaattataaccgttatttggtttctgttggatgtggaatgagtggaaaaatatttgaaatgcaaaaggttttattataatatgggtctaaataaagcaacacgatgcaattcatgcaaaatcctacttatttacaactgtttttaaatgattctgttgtctctgggtcttctctccacatatttgaaacgtgtaaaggtaacatatttcaacattaaaaatgtcgcattttaaaaaaagatggagagatgacccagagatgactaaatatgtacttttcaaattattttttgaaggataaaaaacaaagtccattgatatgacagtggtgtttcaaacagtactttatagagcatatattgacaagtccccgtggctcagtggtttcgtcctgaatttagtgaatacatacactcagtgttttgggttcaaatccaactggtggtcttttaaaaaaaaaattaaacttttttgttttaaatgtatgttattataacatgatgttgaattataatataccggtatattttaatttgtttttattgatttctagatctgctgtataaacactataaaaaaattcttttcttattactagttttttaggataacacaatataacttcattaaataatgttttcattaacatttccaactagttatcggtttacctctcattgccattttttgaaagctttgtgagttttttaataaccggaatagccatgtacttcgactctcaacataatatatttttgttgaaacctgtacatagcctttcgaggttatagacatttaaatcccaattgattcgtgtcgaggattcctgcaaacttacaatcttgtgcgctcactttctttgtAGTTTGAGTATTGATGCTAAATAAATCTTACTTTGGTAGTTTTCACATTTTAATTACATGTGGGTCGCATGTCATCGAAGACGTGGTTAGTGTAACGTTTTATGTTATGTAAACTTAAATCATGACAACAGTGTTTGTATTGTCGTCTCGCAACCAGAGGAGAGTTGTCACATGACCCGCGTATAATTCAATCATCTTGCTGTTCGGTTGATTTTTCACATCTACCTTCACTTGACCCACAGAGCGCGTCGCAGTCGCAGCGTTCTTTTCCTAGCAGTATTTCAAGAGACAGAGAAATTGCGAGACTATTTATTTAAGGTACGATTTTGGTAGGTGGGTTGCCTTGAGAGAGAGAGGCTTACTACATCGATAATCATAGGACCAGTCCTGTTTGGAGGCCGACCACTAGTCGGTTATTATAGAGGCTGCATGCCCTCTTGGAGGCTATCCTAAGTTTGTCGTCGTCGATACTCTGGTAGTATTAGGAAAGGGGTAAGCACCAATtggaatttttcaaatttgatttatacatattttttcgaAGTGTGTTAAGAGTCTCGATGCTAAAAAATGGTAATGTGCcttcttaacgcactttgaaaaatttgttcaaattgcGCAGGTTAACTTGgtccaaattttaaaatattttcaaagtgcgtcGATTTTATATTTGGTCTCAAATTCAaagcactttgaaatttttttttggtgcgtaatttttttcaaagtgcgttgccacaatgCGCAAACAATTGCACAATGAAACTAAAGTAGGCCTCCTTAAAAGGGTCAATTCACTATTCTTTTATAAATAGTATGCTTATAACTCATCAACGTTATCAGCATAGTCACGATGGATGTATTGAAACGTGACAGAGGCCTTAGCACCATATAGCTCGTCTGCAAATGTTTGATATGACTGTATAACGTTACGCGTACgaattaacttaaaataaagCCAACTTTGACCCAACTGTGAAGTTAGTAACTCGATTAGTATAGTCTATCCTATCTATCTCCCGATACTACTCGCCCTCAATTCTGAGTAGGGTGCGCTGCTTGTTAATTAAAAGATAAAGAGAAGTGAGTAAAGTAAGATTTCAACAGAGTGAAAAGGGGATAGTAATATTATTACGTTTTagtgaaaataaaagataaGATAAATAGTATCTACAATTAAAAGACATAAAAGCACTTTTGCAAAATTAAGGCCTGAGGTGGTTCAATTTGCCCACTTCCAGTTTGAAATGATCAACATCTGGAAGTGACACAACACTGTCCGGCAGTCTGTTCCCCTGGACTATGGTAAGAGGGAAGAaagaatatttgtaaacattttttgtggTTTGAATCTGCCGAAAAGTAAAGGAGTGAGTTGAGCGAGTAATTCTACCAGGGGGACGAGTTGAACCGAGGGAATGGCTATACAAAGCCATGAATGATCTTGTACATAAGTACAAGTCTGGCATCAGCCCTCCTTAGCTGTAGGCTTCTCCAACCTAGGGTATGTGGCATACTTGTTACACTGGATGTCCTGCTATAGTCAGACATCACCTACCTAGCTGCTATGCGCTGTACTGCCTCAATTTGATTCGTATGTGTAGCCAAGTGAGGGTCCTAAACGCTGACAGCATACTCAAGCTGTGGGCGTACCACAGCTTTGTATGCTGCTGACCGAAGCTGCTGGTTCTTGGTTGGAATATTTCTACGTAGAAAGCCAAGGGTGCTGTTGGCTTTATTTGTAACCCGGCTGGTGTGCATACTCCAATTTAGGTCATCCGATATATAAACACCCAGATACCGAGCTGGTGAGGTATTTTTTAACACCTGTCTATGTAGTATATATTTGGAACGGATGGGGTTTCTGGATGTTGTTACATGGATAACCTGGCACTTACTTGGGTTTGCTTTCCATAACCCACAGGGTCTCCCAGTGCTCAAGTTTCCTTAGGTCCTCTTGGATCATTGACTGACGTCCCTTGCCATCTAAAGTAATATAGAAGACAGTGTCATCGGCGAAGAATCTGACTTGTGATTTCACTTGCTCTGGTAAGTCGTTTATATATGCAAGGAAAATAATGGGACCAAGGACTGAACCTTGTGGGACCCCAGATGTAACAGGGATGGATGTAGAGAACTCGCCGTCTACTGCTACCCGCTGGGAACGATTACTGAGGAACCCCTTGATCCATGCTAGGTTTCGGCCTCGAACACCAAACTgatgttgtttaaaaagtaatttattgTGTGAGACCTTATCAAAAGCTTTGCTGAAGTTCAGCAGGATCAGGTCGGTTTGTTTACCATTTTGGATGTTTCGAGCAAGTTCATCTATCAGCATCACCAGCTGGGTTTCACAACTGCGTCGCTCCCTAAAACCATGTTGGAGATCATACAAGATGTTGTTCCGTGTAAAGTGCCTTACTAAGTTGGATGCGATGATATGCTCCATAGTTTTGCACAGTATACAGGTAAGGGATATTGGTCTGCAGTTGTTTTGATCTGTCCCCCTTCTTAAATAAAGGACTTACATTTTGCTGTACACCACTCTCTGGGTAGTATACCTGTGTCATATGAGAGCTGAAAGAGGATTTAAATTATTGGGCTTACCTCATTGTGCAGTTCCTTCAGTAAGATGGGAAAGATTTGGTCAGGGCCAGCTGCTTTGTctgttttcagattttttaaaacaatttctcAATACCCTTTGTACACACCTGTATGTCAGGCATCAGGATTCTTGATGGAGAGGATTCATCAGTAATGGAGATACTTGCATACTTAGCTGGGGGAGGGGTACTGTTATGGTCACTCACTTTCATGTCACATAGTTGGGAGAGGGAAGGGGGCTACCTTACTTACCAGGGTTGGGCGATTTGTTAAGTACAAATCAAGAGTATTTTCACCTCTAGTAGGAAAGTCTACCATTTGTTGTAGATTATTGTCTTGTATGAGCTTTATGAATTATTCATATAGGCTTGTGTTTCTACAAATAGCGTCAATACTACTAGTATTTCTAACCCAATCATATTTTGGCATATTAAAGTCGTCTATAAGCCAGATAGTTCCACCTTTATGCGCAAAATTTGGATAGCGAGATATTTAGCTCAACTAAgctctgtttgtcggagataTTCAGCTCAACTAAGCTCTGTTCGTCGGCTTCCTCTGGTTTGTAATAGGCACCTACATATAATGCTTTGCAACCATGCAATACAACTCTGACCCACAACAACTCACAGTCAGTTTCGAGCTCGGGGGCTCTGGAGGCTGTAAACTGTTTACGGACTAGTATAAATACACCTCAACCTCTGGTTGTAACTCTGTCCCTACGAAACACAGTATAACCCATGTCTGCTGGAAATACCTCACTGTCAGCTATATCAGGTGTCGGCCTTGATTCAGTGCCTACTACGATATCAGGGGAGACAGTATCTATGAGAGTTTTGAATTCACTTTTTTATTACAGATAGACCTACAATTGATGTTCAAGGTCTTTAACCCTCTATTGACATTATCCTTATTACTGGTACCTTGTTTTTGATTGCCCTTTTGGGGTGTTGATGTGATTTGTTGTGGACCGGATGGTAGGTCCATACTTGATTAAGAGTCTTCTTGGTTAAAGGGGGCATAGGTATTTTCTGTTTCTAGGTAATTAGAAGAGAAAATGCCACTGCTGATGTTAGGCATTCCACACTGAAAGCATATTCATGAACAATTTGTGTTGTTAAGGGCTTCATAAACCGTTGAGTTTATATTCTGACAGGAGGCATGAAACCATGCATCACAAGAATCACAACAGACCCCTTGGTGGCTCCAAGATACCTCTTGGTTACACATACCACATGGATATTCTGGACCAGGGTTCAGTTCAACATCACATGCTAAAGCAATGAGTAAAAGACTCAAGTAATTACATGTTGTAATACACTTAGCTCTGTTGGCCCTAGTAAGACACTGATTGGCACTCCCTGTCCGGTTTGTTAAAGCTTTAGGAATggaaatattcagaaaatttcTTGAATGTAGACTGGGTTGGAATATGTCAAGACGATTTGGACCTTGAAATTCTCTAAGATAGTGCTGATCATGAGTATATTTGCTTATGAAACAGGCTGAAAGCCAAATGATGAATGCAAAAGAGACCATTATTGTTATAAACTGCAATATCTTAAAACACAGATTTTGTATTTGCCGCCATATTgggaaagtgaaagtagtttATCACGAAGGCAATGCAAAGAACTATAGACAATTATACACAATAGTTTATGGATCGATGAAAACAGACGGTCTGACAGTGATCTAGAACACCTTACAAACCATTAGATCTAAACAGACAGCAGGAATTTTCCTGAAGAGACGAGATTTTGAATAAAATCCCCGTAGCTGTGAAGAGAGTTGTTAATAATTGACGCATGCGCACCACCTGTCCTAACTATGCTTTTTAAACGGAGGCTGTTTAACAGCCTCCGTATATTGTGATTGTCTTGCCCGTGAcgtcaaataatgaggattccTTACGCACCATCTAGCGGTTGGACAAAATGATGAATGATAATGCgattaaatgaataaacatggtGTGCTTCTTTGTCTTTGTCGTATATCGTTTGcatattatcaattaatttcCCTTTACAGCAGTATAGTGTATAATACCTCATTGTTAAGTATGCTTCCTTTCTCTTTACTTGAAATCAGACATCACAAACAGTGCAGAAGACATGTACTTCATTGTTAGACatactttgtttctctttgCTAGAAATCAagacatcacaaacagtgtagaatacttCATTGATAGGCATGCTTCCTTTCTCTTTACTTGAAAtcaacatcacaaacagtgtagaatacttAATTGTTAGGCATACTTCTGTTCTCCTTACTTGAAATGAAATCTATTAAAACGAACTTTTTTCCCTTATCTTGGAAAGAACACGTGGTGCATCATGCTGGATTCAATCACAATGTACTATATTGTTTTGTGgatactaattttatgaatatataatattattatatttcaaatgaatgtacGTAAAATTACGCCTAAAAcgcgcgctctctctctctctctctctctctctctctctctctctctcataacgaTCATAATAAGAGAATATCTGGATCGACGACACTCATTAATCAAGAAACCCCTTCTGCAAGATAGAAaaggggggggtgggggtgtcgTACAGTTAGACAAAGTAGTTTGCAATTTAGAGGTTATCTTTTGTCTTGAATAGGTGTGGAAACCTCTAGGATATGCCGTTTTCTACCTTGGGTTTGcaaatcactatacacaggaaataataTCGACTTAAACTTAATATACACAAGAAAAGAAATGTGTACATAAATAGtttgcattgtatttttcgAGTTCGAGTTGTgtgcatttaataacatgtagAGTTTCTCATGTTATTTTGTGGTGCAAAATAATTTCCTCCTTCCttttttgtaaagaataaacacattttagtagtaatataatttaacaagCTTATAAAGTTAAAATAAGAGAACAACactaattatttcaatattatctACCTAACTCTGATGTCAACCTGAAAAATATCCTTGCGACCtaaaggtggaataacacatcgtcacaaAATGGATGACCTCtcatcgaaacgacatttcattttataaaaaaggattttatcgaaaGCAACATGTAAATTACTACATAGTCAAGTGGATAACGTGTCGGGGTTGTGATCCGTACATACCGAGTTCGAATCCGGCAGGTGCTTTTGCTATTACttaatgtattgaattttttagatataaattttttatcccaaaactgcaaatttttcgcttatttgacatttgtacagtttgtttattatcatatctttcataattaaataatttactgttaatttgagtgattttttccaggtgtgttattccaccttagaTTGCCATAATACTAAACCGCTTCGCGAATATTCTAACATAATAAGCGGTAAGCGCGCTgtttttccttaaataaaaaaaatcatattaattttcattaGTTTAATTTCCTCCTCCGtctatcagtactttcagtactttgatttaactttttgcttaatatttcaATTGGTTATTACCTATATCATAATATGCACAAACTCCTCTCCATCACGAGACACAGACCGATATACTACGGAGAAACGACATAATAGCATTCTAAAGTATCAGACTGGTATTGTCTTGTTATTATTAAATATGTAGCTTTATAAGGCGCTGTATTTTTGTGTATGTTATATGATATCGAAATTACACTTTTCGCGGAGTACGGACACCGATATATACACATCCCTGTTGTATTTATTACAGCATATTTACAcgagtacatatatatatatatatatatatatatatatatatatatatatatatatatatatatatatatatatatatatataaaataaaattttaaaggaaaatcGCGGGAAGAAACgccaaatataaaatttaactGATGCTAACATCTGGATTTTTTCATCTGGACTTTTTTTGTCCTTCTTGTTTaagataatttaaatttttttagttttcagaACATCTGTCTTACGTCTCCGTTGATCGTTAATATTCATAAAGTAGTATAGTTAGTTATGTTGTAATTTTTCTGTAATGCTTTCAAGCTCTTTTATTGATCTGATTTCATCACCCCTTTAATATTGCCTATCATATCCTAATCCTCTGTCTATTTTTGATGATATTCCAAAAGGAGAATTGAACTGACGAACCTCTATAACATCATTTTCATGAAAAGTAAGGATATTGTGTACGTtacaataatgaatatatttatagCGTTGTGTATCAAAAAAGACGCGTACGATCAAACTGAATTCAACAATGACCGTAATATGTAGCGTTTATAGACTCATGCTATAACATAATTAGTATTTGGCAGATCAGTTCTAAAAAGATGGTCGCTATAATCTATGGGTTTAGTATGCATAATAAGCAcctagcatcgtttttgaaagggggtgTGCTTATCCGATCCGAAATCTATagtcaaacaaaaaaattccttATCCGCATATGTTCAAAAtccaaaggggggggggggtagggtaGTAGTACCTTTAACTtctgttttaatgttttataaaagaCAAAAAGGCTTGCTGCGAGAAAAATTTTCACTCACCATTCATACAATTAAAATACGGAAAGGGGACATTGTAGATTAACTACTAGTatagatctacatgtactatctacatgtactatgtaCATATAAATTTCTGTTCAATTTGGCATTGTACATCAAGATACGTGCATGCTATGCTTTCTTCTAGTAACCATCAGCTTCCATCCCACATAGAGTAGCTGATATACTATGAGGTATGATTACGTCGAACATTCAACACAGCCAATGTTCACAATATCAATGGCAGCTTGTAGCAACTCCATCGTTACAAATCATGGCTTCCATCATCGGACAAAATGTAAACACATAGTACTCACTGCCTCTGTGTGTTGTACTTTGAtatgttttgatgcaagaaccATGAGATtggaaagttttttaaaaacagtttaatatttagaaataaataaaaaaaacagagaCCCGTGTGTTACCTTCAGCAAATAGACAATATGTAACAACTTGAACACTTTAAGCTTCAGACAACCTTTGAACGTTAACAACCataagataaaaatatgtttgatgCATTTAAACTTTATGCAAGCACGAGGATTCTTCCTACACTGACAAGCAACAAGTCAATAAATATACTACTCtcgtttcattaatattcaggggtatcaattttcgtggataaagtgaaaatcacagtttcaaggatacgtaaattcgaggccaatgaccctaccaatacaaaatcttaatagatattgcacttcaatgaacatttaatttcggggatcaacttaacaacgaaatccacgaaaattggtattcaacgaatattgatgaaaccacagtagtacATGTCTTTGCATTTTGTGTTTGTATGGATCCTTGAAGTACAAAGAAACATCTTTGATGAGAACTTGGCCCCTTCATCCATATTGGCATTAAACTAACCAGAATTTAAGTTACATAAGTGTTGTTTACAATATTGAAATGtaactttaaaaagaatttttgaagCACGCAAAATATTAAGTATATTACGTTATCCACATTTGCTTTACTTGGAATGTGAAAAAAACCTGAACCCTTCACCGATTAAGAACACAAAGATGATACAaagatagaaaataaaatttaaaaaaggtagCGCTTGGCATAATTCAAATGGCTTTTGATCAGAAATTACAAACAATAAGcttttttatattcaataaattGAAGTCTAGCAAAAAACCCCAGAACAATGCAACGAGGGGTGTTAAGAAAAAGAGTATATACTAATCAATAAGGTACTAGTAATTATGTGTTGTTTTCACATGCCGCAGAGTCAGATTTACAAAGCATGCCATTACTGTCTTTAAGTGGAACTGACATCAGCATCATCCCTGCAATGGGTCCAGGAGAAGAACACCGAGCTTGCACGATAAAAGAATACAGCATCCCAAGAGACTTGATCCAAGTCTGAAGGCCTTTTAGTCCGCAGTCACACTGTAGAGGATTTCCATACAATGTCAACAACTTTAACTGTTGAAAATCCTCAAAGATACAACTGTCCATGGTTTGTATACCGTTGTTGACTAGTTGTAGTTGTTGGAGGGTTTTTTGCAGTCCATCCAAGGAACTAGCCGAGAGAGACGGCCcaatgttgttgttgttgaggTCTAGTTTCCGTATAAGCGTATTCTTGGCGAATGCTGATTTGGGCAGTTCGATTAGTCCGGTGTCTGAAAGGTCAAGCTCCCGTACCTCCGTCAAACCGCCGATTTCAGCCCACAATTCATTTGTATTAAACCTGTTTTCCTTTAAGTCAACCAAAACTAAGGAATTCTTTGTCCCATTGAAAGCATTCTTTATACCAATCAATGTTTTGACTTCGTTTTTATTTAGATTTGATAATCGAAGAGTTTTTATGGATGGCAGATCGAACGCATTGGCCTGAATGTTCGTTATTAAATTGTTAGACAAATCAAGGTTTTCCAGATTCGCCAAAGGTCGAAAGTCGTCAGCAAGAATTTCGCTGATTGAATTCAGTTGTAATTCTAGGGATGCCAAATTcttcatttttgaaaacataCTTTTCGGAATACGCGTTATTTTATTTAACAGGATTCTCAAGTTGTTCATGCTTTTCCAATCATACGCTGAGAATATTGACAAGGAATTTGTTGTTAGAGCATTTCCTGTTAAGTCGATGCTCTGTAGATTGTTGGACACGCCTTGAAAGGTATTTGGACTTAATGTGTCTATCTCGTTTCGCGATAAatctaaatatttcaaattcttCAGTTCATAGAAGGCGTATCCGGCCACTTTTACTAAACCATTATCCTTAAAAACAAGTTCTTCCAGGGTTGGTACTTTCCAAATAGCCGTGGCAGGGTAAAATCGGATTTGTCTATTACCGCTAATTTCAAGATGACGTAAAGCTTTGAATTCTTGGAGTGCGTTTTCCGATATATGGAACATTTGCATATTTATGAGTTTTAGTGATTGAAGTCGCAACAAACTACTAATTGCAAAGCTTTCTTCCAATACCGGGTATAAAAAATTCTGTAGCTCTAGTTTTGTAAGATTCTTCAAAGTCTGCAATGAGTCAAACGGTGGCGAAAGAACGCGATCCCCGCCGATTACTAAATGTTCCAGTACGGTTTCAAGTCCGGAAAATGCTTGCTGATCCAGTTCACGAACCCCAGCATTGCCTAGATTTATTTTCTTCACCTTAAGCCCTCGAAAGGCGTCGGCGGGGATGTTTGAAATTCGATTTAGGTTTGTCAGATCACTGTAACTCTCGTCCGAAGAATCGGCGCTGTTTTCAAAGGT includes:
- the LOC128190803 gene encoding leucine-rich repeat-containing protein let-4-like isoform X1 — protein: MLRTGPRYMRYCRERSNWTEPPLQLLTRMETLIRLVLLGSLTMSATFVSSCPVEKCRCIPGKQIIDCQYKGLTAIPKITPSDEVFQEITFENSADSSDESYSDLTNLNRISNIPADAFRGLKVKKINLGNAGVRELDQQAFSGLETVLEHLVIGGDRVLSPPFDSLQTLKNLTKLELQNFLYPVLEESFAISSLLRLQSLKLINMQMFHISENALQEFKALRHLEISGNRQIRFYPATAIWKVPTLEELVFKDNGLVKVAGYAFYELKNLKYLDLSRNEIDTLSPNTFQGVSNNLQSIDLTGNALTTNSLSIFSAYDWKSMNNLRILLNKITRIPKSMFSKMKNLASLELQLNSISEILADDFRPLANLENLDLSNNLITNIQANAFDLPSIKTLRLSNLNKNEVKTLIGIKNAFNGTKNSLVLVDLKENRFNTNELWAEIGGLTEVRELDLSDTGLIELPKSAFAKNTLIRKLDLNNNNIGPSLSASSLDGLQKTLQQLQLVNNGIQTMDSCIFEDFQQLKLLTLYGNPLQCDCGLKGLQTWIKSLGMLYSFIVQARCSSPGPIAGMMLMSVPLKDSNGMLCKSDSAACENNT
- the LOC128190803 gene encoding leucine-rich repeat-containing protein let-4-like isoform X2, yielding MERMETLIRLVLLGSLTMSATFVSSCPVEKCRCIPGKQIIDCQYKGLTAIPKITPSDEVFQEITFENSADSSDESYSDLTNLNRISNIPADAFRGLKVKKINLGNAGVRELDQQAFSGLETVLEHLVIGGDRVLSPPFDSLQTLKNLTKLELQNFLYPVLEESFAISSLLRLQSLKLINMQMFHISENALQEFKALRHLEISGNRQIRFYPATAIWKVPTLEELVFKDNGLVKVAGYAFYELKNLKYLDLSRNEIDTLSPNTFQGVSNNLQSIDLTGNALTTNSLSIFSAYDWKSMNNLRILLNKITRIPKSMFSKMKNLASLELQLNSISEILADDFRPLANLENLDLSNNLITNIQANAFDLPSIKTLRLSNLNKNEVKTLIGIKNAFNGTKNSLVLVDLKENRFNTNELWAEIGGLTEVRELDLSDTGLIELPKSAFAKNTLIRKLDLNNNNIGPSLSASSLDGLQKTLQQLQLVNNGIQTMDSCIFEDFQQLKLLTLYGNPLQCDCGLKGLQTWIKSLGMLYSFIVQARCSSPGPIAGMMLMSVPLKDSNGMLCKSDSAACENNT